A window of Flavobacterium psychrophilum genomic DNA:
CATTTCACTATTTTATTTTCAATGGGATGATCAATAAAATTGTTGCGAAGGAATAATTAACCCTATAAAACAATGGACATTTAGCCTAAGAAATAAGCGAGAAAGCAGTTGCCAGGATTTTGCTTTATAGTAAGAAATGCAGAGGCAGAAAAGATAGACAGAAATTTAAAAGCTTACAGTCTGATTCTCCTATATTATTAATTGGATCTCACGCCGCTTGTGAATTTTTGTAAATGTAAGATTAAGAAAATTACTAGTAAAGCCAGAGGAAACCGCTTTCAGAACTTGATTTTTTTTTTGACTAAACACACAATGATTGCAGCGATACGATAGTCTGATTAATAATATGATAAAGATTCTTGAATATGAAACACTACCATTTTCTATCTAAAAATTTTTCCAATAATCTGGCCAATCTCTGCGAAGTCATCATGGTTGCTTACAGCCCTTTTCTCAGCAACATTCTGATAGGTTTTAGAGAAAGGATAAATAAGCATATAATTATTGTTTCTTAATTTATCATTTAAAATTTCTGGTACATTGCGCATTCGAGGGAAGTAAGATTGCATACCACTATCGGCCATCATTACAATCAAACCTTGATTTTCTTCAAGTTCCAAAGCAGCAAGCTCTGCATCTCTCCAAGAATTTACTATGTTAAATTTAGCCTCAATATTAGCTTTAGCAATAATGCGCTTGAGAACTTTTACGGTTTCATCGCCAGCGTAAAACTGTATTGTGGCGCCTGAATTCCGTGCAATATTCCATATTCTTAAAAGCGAATGAAAAAAGCCGGCTTCGCGCTCTGCATTTGAGGGGATAAGTACTATATATTTTTTGACTGTTGCCACTGGCTGTACCGCATGGTAGATCATTATGTTAATATGTTTATTGCGCAAGTAGCCATTATGCATGTTGTACACAAATGATGTTGAGAAACCTTTACCGCCCTCGAGGCCTATGATAAGATCTGTGACATTTTGCTCCTTAATTACATTGTTAATTCCAATAACTACATCGTTATCATGCCGTGTAATAGGTTTTAACTTTACATCTGCTGCTGCTGCCATGTTTACGGCAGTACCCAATATTTTTTGTGCATTTTTAGCGGAAGATTCATTCATGTCGTCATTAATCACGTTCACCGCGAACAGTCTGTCTTTATTGGAATGCGTTTTTACAAGCAGCCCCAGGTTAACTAACTTTTCTACAGTCTGTTCATGGTTCACCGCAAGCAATATTTTTTCCAGTTCCTCACTATTTCCGGATACTGTTTCGTCTTTGTCTACATCGGCAATCCTTTGGGCGCTTGCCATAGAGACGAAAGACGAAACTGTACAGGAAATTAGTATTAACAATATGCTGCCGTTAAGGACGTGCTCGTTTAGTAACCTTACTGGTTCGCCGGCTGCATTTTCAGATATTATGATATTGTATCCAACCATCACCGAGGCTAGTGTCGCTGCTGCAGATGCAGCACTAAGCCCAAAGATCAACTGCCCCTCATCATTTGTTAAACGGAAGGTCTTTTTAGTCAAGAGTGCAGCAACATATTTTCCACCTATAGAGGCAACAATCATTATTGATGCTACTCCCAAGGTCTCCCAGCTTTTTATAAAGGCAGAGAAATCAATCAGCATCCCTACACTTATCAAAAAGAAGGGGATAAAAATGGCGTTGCCCACAAAATCCACACGGTTCATTAGTGAGGAGGTATGGGGTATCAACCTATTTAGTGCCAACCCTGCAAAGAATGCTCCAATAATTGCTTCGATGCCTGCCAATTCAGCCAGCAAGGCAGCTAGGTATATCATTACGATAACAAAAATATATTGTGATATTTTGTCTTCCACTGTCTTAAAAAACCATCGGGCAATGATAGGAAAGAGTAGCAAGACAACTAGTGCAAATACAGTCATGGATATCGAGAGCTTAAGCCAGAACTCAGTTCCGACTTCTCCCTGTGACATACCAACAACTACAGCTAGTACTAATAGCGAGAGTACATCGGTAATCATCGTACCCCCAACGGTTATATTTACTGAGAGGTTTTTGGCTATGCCGAGCTTACTCACCATAGGATACACGATAAGGGTGTGGGACGAAAAAAGGCTGGCGAACAATACTGAGGTAAGGAGCGAAAATTGCAGGATAAAGTAGCCCCCAATAAGACCCAGTAAAAAGGGGACAATAAAAGTGTAGATAGAAAAGGTGATGCTTTTCCATTTATTCTTTTTAAAATCACCCATGTCAATTTCAAGTCCCGCAAGAAACATAATGTACAATAGACCGGTAGTTCCTGTCACAACAACGCTGCTATCTCGCGAAAGCACATTGAAGCCATTAGGGCCTATAACGGCACCTGCTATAATTAGGCCCAGTAAGTGCGGCACTTTTATTTTGTTCAGTAGCAATGGTATGCAAAGGATAATAATAAGCTCGATAAGAAATTTTAAAAGCGGGTCCTCGATCGGGAGGCTTACATGGTGTATGCTTAATAACATAATTTATTTTTTTGGGGAGGGAGTCAATTCTACTGAAAATTTCGCTGTGCAGTTATCCTTGCCCGTAATGGTTTGCATGCCCTTGATCACTTTTTTCCTGACATCATCAAGCACAACATTCATTTTTACCTTATTTTTTGCTGTACTGTCGGTAGCAAAATCCAGTATTATTTTATTGTCAGTAAATTTAGTCCTGTAAACACGCACAAGTTTATCGTTGTTAAGTACATTGGCAAATACTCCGAGTGAATCTGAAGCAAATTGCCACACTTCGTTACGCTGGTCCCCAATGACGTAATTACTGCAATTGGATTCCCGGCAAACCATTTTGCTGCTCCATTGTACACCAAGGCTGTCCGGCCAGGTTTTAGCAATAAGTGTATCGGTCTGTACCTCTATATCTTTCAAAGCAAATACGCTGTCCCGCATTTTTAAAAGCTGTTTATAGTCCGCTTCCTTTGTTTCAAATTCCTGCTCACGAACTGTAAGTGCCCTTTCGCGTTCGGCAAGCCCTTCTTCCTTTTTATGGTCGCAGGAAATAATTAAAAGTAGTACGGTAAAAAGCAGTGGTAATTTTTTAAAAGCCATAGTAGTGATTTTGAAGAATTACAATTTAATCAAAGTGTGACTTTAAAGGCTTTAAAAAAATCATAAAACATAAAAAAAAACTGTACTTCTTGATTTTATGTCAAAATAATAAAGCAGCTAAATGTCCTTAAAATCTTATTTGATTTTTCAGAGCCATAAGATTGATTGAACGGTCATGGTCACTAACTTCCATTTTAACCTACCTGTTGAATGCCCGTATAGCGATGGAACAATCAAGCCAGAGAAAAGTGTTTTTGCAACTTACCACAACTGATTTCAAATTTTTTGCAGATACCTTGGCTACAACTTTCAGAGAGGTTTTGGAAAAAGATTCCCGGATTTTTCAAACGCAGCTGATACACCCGCTGATCAGTACATGCTTTTACAAGCTGGCCCCACTATCAGGCAAGGGTATAAATTTTGCGATGACTGATCCTTATATATTAGCAGGTGAATTTGCTAAGCACGATAATCACAGCCGTGCTTTTAAGCAATATGAAAATAAAATGCGCCCCTATGTGGCATTTTGCCAAAACTGCCCCTTGGTGTACCGCGTATTGTTTATCCAACCTCAGTTTTGGATGTTACGTTGTTAAATAATATTTTGTAAATTATTGAAATTAAGATAGTTAATTCAATAATGGCATTTCTTGTAAACAAAGAAAAGAAAAGAAAAAGTGACATTGAACTGCCTAATTACAATAAATTTTCTGCCTGAAAAAATAATTATTTTACAAGTTGAACTTCTTGTCTTTACCGCTTTCAGCTAATCTGGATTTTCCATATATTTAGATGGTTAAGATTTAACAAGCTATATTCTCATGGACGACTTACAGTATACATTCATTAAGCCGGATAAGGAGCTTGCAGACTTTGTGGAAAGCTTTGGAGTATTTTACATGGGGCTTGGGCAGCCTAAAGAAGTGATTATAATACCTGATGGGAAAATAGATTTGTTCTTTACACAATCGGGACAAGGAGCTTTTAATGTAGTGCTTACAGGATTAGAAACCCTGCCCAAGCAAAGGAGCATAGCGCCCGGGACACTTTTTTTTGATATTAATTTTAAACCGCTGGGTGTAGAATATATTTTGCGTACCCCAATTGCCAATATAGTAAACAGCGCAAAATACCTTCCGGATGATTTTTGGAATTTCGACGCTGCTACTTTAAAAGATTTTAATGCATTCCATAAAAAAGCAACACAAAAAATCAAAGAGCTCCTGCCTATTGAAATTGATGAACGTAAACGAAGGCTTTTTGAGTTGATTTACGCTTCAAACGGGGAGATGAGTATAAAGGAACTCTCAATTAAATTGAACTGGAGCGGTAGGCAAATGAACCGTTATTTTAATAGCCGCTTTGGGATGCCGTTAAAAGCATATTGCAATATATTACGCTTTAGGGTATCCTTAGAACATATAGCGCAAGGTGAAATTTCTCCCAAGCTCAACTTTACCGATCAAAACCATTTTATAAAAGAAATAAAAAAATTTTCAGGAGTAGTACCCAAAGAATTATTTAAAAATAAAAACGACCGATTTGTACTATTATCCGTGTTGAAACAGCAATAGTTTTGCCTGTAAATTAATTATTCAAAAGATGATATTACAGGATAAATCGGTGGCTATTATAGGCGGGGGGCCTGGAGGCCTTACACTAGCCAGGCTTTTGCAACTAAAAGGGGCAAAAGTTAAAGTATACGAGAGAGATGCAGATGAAAATGCCCGTGTACAGGGATCGCCCCTTGATCTGCATGCAGAATCGGGACTGGCTGCATTAGACGAAGCGAAACTTATAGACGCTTTTAAAGAAAATTTTCTCCCCGGGGCCGATAAAATGATCATAACAAATGAACTAGCAGAAGTATTTTATAGTGATCATGCCACTAAAGAACCTGAAAATTTTGAGCATGCGCATTTCAGGCCTGAAATAGACCGTGGTACTCTACGAAAAATACTATTAGATTCCCTAGATCCCGGAGTGGTAGAATGGGCAAGCCAATTTGTTTCTATGGAACAGCAGGGGGAAGGATGGCTGTTGCACTTTAAAAACAGGCTGCCCCTTTATGCAGATGTCGTTATTGCTGCAGACGGTGCCAATTCCAAAATCCGTCCTTATGTAACCAGCATAAAACCTTTTTACTCGGGTATAACAATGCTTGAAGGTGTTACAGCTGCTCCCAAGGAATTATTGCCAAATATCGATGCGCTGCTAAAGGGTGGAAAAATTATGGCTTTCGGAAATGGGGAAAACCTGATAATTGGGCAGAAAGGAAATGGCGAGATAGGCTTTTATGCCAGTTTTAGAGCAAATGAGGACTGGACTACTAACATTGGTTTAGACTTTACAGATAATGCAGAGGTATTGAGGTGGTTTAAAGAAACCTACACCGGATGGAACAGCATTTGGGAAGAACTATTTGTCAACGCATCACAGCCCTATATTCCGCGCCCCATCTATTGTGTACCTATCAATCAATCCTGGCAATCTCTGCCTAATGTGACACTACTTGGTGATGCCGCGCATGTAATGCCGCCATTTGCCGGTGAAGGGGTAAACATGGCGATGCTTGATGCCCTTGAGCTAAGCCGATGCCTTACGTCAAAAGATTTAAATTCGCTAGAACAGGCTATAACTTCTTACGAAATGAACATGCGCAAAAGGGCAGCCCAGGCAGCCCAGGAATCACTTGATAACGGCGTACTTATGCATTCAGAGGAGGCACTAGCTGCAATTATTAACATATTTGATACACATTAAATATAACAAGCCCAATATTAGATTTTAGTAAGAAGATCATATATAGAGATATTTATATAAAATTATTGTGCCGTCGACGACGGCACAATTTGTATCAATGAAAATTTCAATAGGACTAATTTTTTATTTTTCTATTTGACTTCTTAAAATGATATTCCAGTCAATTATTTAACAATCAATTTTTTAGCTGTATTATGAGAAGTGGAACTTATTGTAACTGTATATATCCCCGCAGCTAAATTGTGATTTATTGGTGTTGTTCCTTTATGTGTACTTACCAAAACCTCTCTGCCGTTCATATCATTAATTCTCACTGTAGCCATTTCACCTGCCGGCAATTCAGGCATTACAATATAAAATTCATTGTTTGTAGACGGGTTTGGATAAATTACTGTTAGTGAATCATCTTCCGCTTTAACTTCTCCTTCATAGTTTACATTATTTTTTGCCACGACAGTTGTCTGAAATAACCATTGCGCACTTTCCCAACTATTTTGAGCTCCGGAGTATTGAGCAGTACCGTTAAGATTTTCAATATGGATCATATTACCCGTTTGCCATCTGTTCCTGATTCTTACCCAGGTACCATCAACATTTTCGTTGGACCATTGTGCGCTCCACCATGTAGATAATCCGGCCGTACATTGTACTGATCCCGTTAAGTTTTCAATATGCAGTATATCTCCTGTGCCGACATTTTTTAATACAAAATACGTGGCATCCACGGCTACTTTTTGCCATTTGTAATTATTGTTCGCTACCGTTGCGCCATACCCTGCGTTGGCACCGGCATCATATAAGTAATTATTGGTCCACCTGTTTTTAATGGTAATATAGTCGCCTGTGGTGCTACTGTTGTTAACGGTAACGGTGCAGGTATTTGTTTTGTTGCCATTTACAGTCGTTACGGTTATTGTCGCCGTTCCGCTTGAAATTGCAGTAACCAAACCTGAAGAATTGACTGTTGCAACACCGGTATTACTTGAAGCATAAGTAACAGATTTATTCGTTGCATTAGAAGGTAGTACCGTTGGTGTTAATTGTAAAGTAGCGCCGATGTTCAGCGTAGCTGTTGAAGGCGATAGCGTTACCGCAGTAACAGCAACAGCTGAGCCTGAACAGTTAGCATTTGGCATCCATGAAAACGCCCCCATCCCGCTGGTGTTCTCATTGGTAGTTGCATTACCACCCCTGTTGGCGTAATTCATGTTGCAATACGTTGCATTACCATTTGGTGAACCTGCTATAAGTACAAAATAACCTCTTCCCCAATCCCTGTTTAGTGCATTATTGTTTGGAAATTCTTTACCCGTTCCATTAACTGAAATATTATTAAAGGTAAGATTGTAGATACCGTCACCGGATCTTTTATTTATAGAAATAGCATCGTTTCTGGAATCTACAATATCAATATTATAAAGCTGAACATTCTTAACCTGAGTTCCGGCGTTACTGGCACTAAAAATATCCACTGCCGCTACAGGATTGTTGTACGTATCATTAAATGTTCCGCAGGTGGTTATCGTGATGTCATGTATTTCATGGCTGCCATTATTATTAAATGGAGCTCCGTCAAAATTATTACTTATTCGTACACCGGCCTCCAGGTTGTCTTTTATAATTAAGTTATAGGCTTTATTATCTTTTCCTCCATAAATCGCTAAACCGGAAGCACGCCAACAGTTTTCTGAAGTATTGTATCTA
This region includes:
- a CDS encoding sodium:proton antiporter — translated: MMLLSIHHVSLPIEDPLLKFLIELIIILCIPLLLNKIKVPHLLGLIIAGAVIGPNGFNVLSRDSSVVVTGTTGLLYIMFLAGLEIDMGDFKKNKWKSITFSIYTFIVPFLLGLIGGYFILQFSLLTSVLFASLFSSHTLIVYPMVSKLGIAKNLSVNITVGGTMITDVLSLLVLAVVVGMSQGEVGTEFWLKLSISMTVFALVVLLLFPIIARWFFKTVEDKISQYIFVIVMIYLAALLAELAGIEAIIGAFFAGLALNRLIPHTSSLMNRVDFVGNAIFIPFFLISVGMLIDFSAFIKSWETLGVASIMIVASIGGKYVAALLTKKTFRLTNDEGQLIFGLSAASAAATLASVMVGYNIIISENAAGEPVRLLNEHVLNGSILLILISCTVSSFVSMASAQRIADVDKDETVSGNSEELEKILLAVNHEQTVEKLVNLGLLVKTHSNKDRLFAVNVINDDMNESSAKNAQKILGTAVNMAAAADVKLKPITRHDNDVVIGINNVIKEQNVTDLIIGLEGGKGFSTSFVYNMHNGYLRNKHINIMIYHAVQPVATVKKYIVLIPSNAEREAGFFHSLLRIWNIARNSGATIQFYAGDETVKVLKRIIAKANIEAKFNIVNSWRDAELAALELEENQGLIVMMADSGMQSYFPRMRNVPEILNDKLRNNNYMLIYPFSKTYQNVAEKRAVSNHDDFAEIGQIIGKIFR
- a CDS encoding 2-polyprenyl-6-methoxyphenol hydroxylase; protein product: MILQDKSVAIIGGGPGGLTLARLLQLKGAKVKVYERDADENARVQGSPLDLHAESGLAALDEAKLIDAFKENFLPGADKMIITNELAEVFYSDHATKEPENFEHAHFRPEIDRGTLRKILLDSLDPGVVEWASQFVSMEQQGEGWLLHFKNRLPLYADVVIAADGANSKIRPYVTSIKPFYSGITMLEGVTAAPKELLPNIDALLKGGKIMAFGNGENLIIGQKGNGEIGFYASFRANEDWTTNIGLDFTDNAEVLRWFKETYTGWNSIWEELFVNASQPYIPRPIYCVPINQSWQSLPNVTLLGDAAHVMPPFAGEGVNMAMLDALELSRCLTSKDLNSLEQAITSYEMNMRKRAAQAAQESLDNGVLMHSEEALAAIINIFDTH
- a CDS encoding transcriptional regulator — its product is MDDLQYTFIKPDKELADFVESFGVFYMGLGQPKEVIIIPDGKIDLFFTQSGQGAFNVVLTGLETLPKQRSIAPGTLFFDINFKPLGVEYILRTPIANIVNSAKYLPDDFWNFDAATLKDFNAFHKKATQKIKELLPIEIDERKRRLFELIYASNGEMSIKELSIKLNWSGRQMNRYFNSRFGMPLKAYCNILRFRVSLEHIAQGEISPKLNFTDQNHFIKEIKKFSGVVPKELFKNKNDRFVLLSVLKQQ